A part of Laspinema palackyanum D2c genomic DNA contains:
- the rpmA gene encoding 50S ribosomal protein L27: MAHKKGTGSTRNGRDSNAQRLGVKRYGGQVVRAGNILVRQRGTKFHPGQNVGRGSDDTLFALIDGVVTFERKGKSGKKISVYAVAATAEPVAVEA; the protein is encoded by the coding sequence ATGGCTCATAAGAAAGGTACGGGTAGTACACGCAACGGACGTGACTCTAATGCCCAGCGTCTTGGCGTCAAGCGCTATGGGGGTCAAGTCGTCCGCGCCGGAAATATCCTAGTCCGTCAGCGCGGCACCAAGTTTCACCCTGGACAAAATGTCGGGCGTGGCAGTGACGATACTTTGTTTGCCCTGATTGATGGGGTTGTTACTTTTGAACGCAAGGGCAAGAGTGGCAAAAAAATCAGTGTTTATGCAGTGGCAGCAACGGCAGAACCCGTGGCAGTTGAAGCATAA